The nucleotide sequence CGTTTTTTTCTAAAAATAATCTGATGGATATTCTACCATATTATTATCAAACAATTGAATGCGAGGGTTTCTATTACAAGGAGTTTATACAGAAAAATACAGGAAGAACTACCAAGGAAAATAATCTGAGGACTGGATGGAATTATGCAGATTATCTTGAACAGCGAAAGCACACCCATTAAATGAGTAGGAAAGTCATTTACATATGCAAAGTGAAGAGGAAAATATACATAGGTTAGTAAGGTCTACTCAGATAGAAAGCATCAATTTGGGATTAGAAATAGCAGAGGCATTATGTGTTGATCTACAAAGATTTAAAGAAGATGTCGAAATATTGGACAAATGGCTCTCTCCATGGGCTTATTTTGGTGAATCGTCGGAAAAACATTACCAGAAAAGATATATGGAATTAATACACTTGAAGAATTATATATAGAAAAGCAACAAGATATTATCGTTCCATTCCAGATTGCATATTTACAATCCTTAGAGAAATTAACAATAGAAGAATGTGGTTTATTGGCGCTTCCACCTGCTATTGGAAAATTAGACAGACTGAAAATACTTAATCTGCCAGATAATAACCTTAGTGTATTACCTGAAGAAATAGGAAATCTTATTCAATTAGAAGTATTGAATCTGAATGGAAATAAGTTTCAATGTTTTCCCGATGAACTTCAGAAGTTGGTGCAATTGCAGGAACTAGATCTGTCTAGAAATAAGATAATGAGCTTCCCCTCATGGATCGGTAAGATGTCAACGCTTACTAAGTTGAATGTTGGTGTAAATAGATTGTTATGCTTACCTGTTGAGATTGGGAGTTTACTAAAATTAGAGACTTTGGATGTTGAAGATAATTATATAGGAAGTATACCAGAGGAGATAGGGCATCTGACTTACCTTACTTCCTTAAATGTAGCAGAAAATGATCTGAATTCTCTTCCTGCTACGATAAGCAAACTCCATGCTTTACAGATTCTGTGGTTGGGGATAAATCAATTTGTTTCTTTTCCCTCTGTGATCAAAGAATTAACTCAACTAAAAAAATTAGGTCTCCCAAATAATGCAATTAAGGATATTCCTGAGGAGATTAGGAATTTAAAGGATTTGCAGATTTTGGATTTATCTGCAAATCAGCTAACATATCTGGACGATTGGATTAAAGAGTTGTTATCTTTGGAAGCTTTGAGACTAAAAAAGAATCAATTGCAATATATTTCTCCTGCTATTGGCATACTGAAAAATATTCAGGAACTGGATTTGTCAGAAAATCAGTTACCTAATTTGCCTGATACGATACGTACATTCCCCAAGCTTTCTCGTTTACCATTGTATGGAAACCCAATATCAGACGAAACTTTTGCAGAGATTGAGTCCTGGTTTGCCGAAGGTATTGTAAGAACAAAACCAATCCTATACCATGTGCCACGACCAGCTCCAGATGTTTATAGGCTCAATGAGTTGTTCCATTCCGGTAAACTGGAAGATGTTCGGTTAGGTATAAAAATTGCTCAGACTCATAATCTTGAAGTTCAATCCTTTCTGGATGATCTCGTTTTACTTTTTGAATGGATGTTTCCTGAGGAACATATTTTCAGAGTTTATCTTTACGAACAATTAGATCGCATTTTTACAATAGATGAATTGGATCTTAGCCATTGTGGGTTAACTTTTATTCCAACTCAAATAGAATATCTTACACACATAAAGAAATTGTATTTGTCTAATAATAAGGTTTATACATTGCCAGCAGAGATAAAGGCATTAACCCAGCTGGAGTTTCTAGACCTGTCGCAGAATCCTGTCACAGATATTGTTCTCATTGAATTACAATCCTGGCTTCCTTATTGCAAAATTATACATTGATGTATTTTAGTATTATGTATTTTAGATGAGAGCACGGTTTATATCCTTATCTTGTCCTAGAACTTCGATTTTAGAAAAAGCTCTCTCTTTTACCCTCACTGTGCTCCTAAAAGGATCTTTCCACCACACCAAGTCATGACAGGCATGGTGGAAAATTTCTTTCAGAAGGACAAAAAATAAATACATTTTTTTAGTCGTTAGCACTCTCAAGGATTGTCTTATCGAGACGAACTATATAGATATTTTACCAAGAATGAAAGTTGCATATAGTATTCTATTATCTGCTTGACTCATGTAGAATACTCTGTCAGGAAGCTGTTGAGCAATGTATTTAAGGATTCATTGCTTTAAATCGGGCATCGATTTCAGGCCGGGACGCATTTCGTATTTGTTCTGATGTGCCGAAGCCAATTTCTTGTTCGTCAGTGGCTAGTCGCTGAAAGATCGAGTCTGCAAATTCATCAAGATTTACACCAAAGGTGTGTAAGCCTATACCTCCCAAATCTGTATTTACGGCAGGGGGCACTACTTCGATCACGTTAATTGCTGTGTCTTTTGCCAGTTGGTAACGTAGCGATTGAGTAAATGAATGCAAGGCCGCTTTTGTCGCACAGTAGATCGGTACATTCGCCAGTGCGGCAAATGCCAGCCCGGAAGTGACATTAATAATCACAGCATCTGCTTTGGTTCGTAAGTGAGGTATAAATAAAGTCGATAAATGAATAGGCGCATCCAGATTAATAGCCAGTTCGTTATGAGTAGTTGACCAGTCTTCCTGTAGGTTCGTTAGTGAAAGGCGGCGTTGTATACCCGCATTGTTTACCAACACGTTTACTTCCGGATACTCTTGTTTTATCCATTCCAGTAGAGCCAGGCGATCACTTTCACTGGCTACGTCTGCAACTTTGGTTATCAGTTGTGGATATTGTTGCCGGACTTCCTGTAGCTTGTCTTCCCGACGACCACAAATAATAACCTGGCTACCCGCTTTTAAAAATCGTTCTGCAAACGCAAAGCCAATGCCCGAGGCTCCTCCTGTGATCAATACGGTATTTTGAGATAATTTCATATAAATGAAGAGTAAAGTAAAAGATGAATCTTAAAAATAAAGGAAACTTTTATACCTGATCAGGGAGACTTCTATATGTGTTATGTTGTAATCCTTTGAGGTATTCTCTTGTGCTGGCATAGATTTAGTACCTTCTTTATTGAAAAATGTCTCACCTAACTATTAGTTATATGCAAAAT is from Xanthocytophaga agilis and encodes:
- a CDS encoding SDR family oxidoreductase — encoded protein: MKLSQNTVLITGGASGIGFAFAERFLKAGSQVIICGRREDKLQEVRQQYPQLITKVADVASESDRLALLEWIKQEYPEVNVLVNNAGIQRRLSLTNLQEDWSTTHNELAINLDAPIHLSTLFIPHLRTKADAVIINVTSGLAFAALANVPIYCATKAALHSFTQSLRYQLAKDTAINVIEVVPPAVNTDLGGIGLHTFGVNLDEFADSIFQRLATDEQEIGFGTSEQIRNASRPEIDARFKAMNP
- a CDS encoding leucine-rich repeat domain-containing protein, with product MAYLQSLEKLTIEECGLLALPPAIGKLDRLKILNLPDNNLSVLPEEIGNLIQLEVLNLNGNKFQCFPDELQKLVQLQELDLSRNKIMSFPSWIGKMSTLTKLNVGVNRLLCLPVEIGSLLKLETLDVEDNYIGSIPEEIGHLTYLTSLNVAENDLNSLPATISKLHALQILWLGINQFVSFPSVIKELTQLKKLGLPNNAIKDIPEEIRNLKDLQILDLSANQLTYLDDWIKELLSLEALRLKKNQLQYISPAIGILKNIQELDLSENQLPNLPDTIRTFPKLSRLPLYGNPISDETFAEIESWFAEGIVRTKPILYHVPRPAPDVYRLNELFHSGKLEDVRLGIKIAQTHNLEVQSFLDDLVLLFEWMFPEEHIFRVYLYEQLDRIFTIDELDLSHCGLTFIPTQIEYLTHIKKLYLSNNKVYTLPAEIKALTQLEFLDLSQNPVTDIVLIELQSWLPYCKIIH